The proteins below are encoded in one region of Puntigrus tetrazona isolate hp1 chromosome 5, ASM1883169v1, whole genome shotgun sequence:
- the nipbla gene encoding nipped-B-like protein A, producing MNGDMPHVPITTLAGIAGLTDLLNQLPLPSPLPGTTTKSLLYSGRVTEEVGRLMGCRDETLVSQLANGLSQVSTEHIELKDNLGSDELEGDVPVLLQLLLSRNPNIFRNKTAPSTPQYPAQAGISQQSMAPPYKITHGSMQGSPASANYQASMSHSPSGRFVPGQSGSGGRFLPQQNSPVPSPYAPQSPATGYRQYPHPPAYSQHQHLQQGSVASPMIPGGMRNVHENKDQMRSGFTSHILQSSPPYTPPCDGAQEMHLGSPDKQRGLKSNEGERDPADKAAVYDIVGSPTKDPTKLILRQSRARPAEVELGGMYPGSDPEGELVEALAAIERMESEAAMETDRGAKEVQDKDKPLKKRKQDSHPQEPGAAGTAGSGSGAPGGGGGANAGHRLAPQEASAAGTSASRPGLQVSLEQAGRVEDACIGIPIPASEAQRWPQEPQEGVTPKALKHKHDHAPEHRHQPDTPRQKHRPEGRHGDVSAQRAAQSGSKPAELLPYMLGENTSSGVLKNFTIPKIRKDLGTGDIPEGWKQPCVRLERLEPEVDVKKSVKPVVVLQKLSIDEVQRLMRERDSRGSKSGKNRLSSGRSGKGGIDPSVLKDLPPELLAEIESTMPLCERVKMNKRKRSTVNERPKYAEDSSEDEGFSSRKRQKKDRDRTWEFEERDRRSSGEHRRGSYDARRGSGSRYDESDQDSPPPSLSDVARRLKTKEKQKRRKAYEPKLTPEEMMDSSTFKRFSLSIDNILENLEDVDFNAQDDDEIPQELLLGKQQLNELGSESAKIKAMGITCRIPSDKLVKLLNILEKNILDGSNLSTLMNHDNDGEDEERLWRDLIMERVTKSADACLTALNIMTSLHMPKAVYIEDVIERVLQYTKFHLQNTLYPQYDPVYRIDPKGGSMLSSKAKRAKCSTAKQRVIIMLYNKVCDVVSNISELLEIQLLTDTTILQVSSMGITPFFVENVSELQLCAIKLVTAVFSRYEKHRQLILEEIFTSLARLPTSKRSLRNFRLNSSDAEGEPIYIQMVSALVLQLIQCVVHLPSEKDCEDDHKKVDDDVFITNSYETARRTAQNFLSVFLKKCGSKQGEEDYRPLFENFVQDLLSTVNKPEWPASELLLSLLGRLLVHQFSNKQTEMALRVASLDYLGTVAARLRKDAVTSRMDQKAIDRIIRESSEGDETQRLQKALLDYMDENAETDPALAFARKFYIAQWFRDCTTEAEKAMRSQNQKEDDTDGTQHAKELQATGDIMQRAETRKKFLHSVVQSTPNQFTTLRMNSDTVDYEDGCLIVRYLASTRPFSQSFDIYLTQILRVLGESAIAVRTKAMKCLSEVVAVDPSILARSDMQRGVHGRLMDNSTSVREAAVELLGRFVLSRPQLTEQYYDMLIERILDTGISVRKRVIKILRDICLEQPNFTKITEMCVKMIRRVNDEEGIKKLVNETFQKLWFTPTASHDKETMNRKILNITDVVAACRDTGYDWFEQLLQNLLKSEEDSSYKPARKACVQLVDNLVEYILKYEEALAEHKSVNSTRLVACITTLYLFSKIRAQLMVKHAMTMQPYLTTKCSSQSDFMVICNVAKILELVVPLMDHPSESFLTTIEEDLMKLILKYGMTVVQYCVSCLGAIVNKVTHNYKFVWACFNRYYGALTKLKLQHQEGTNSMALAATKAALLRSLFTAGALCRHFDFDLEQFKGTTKVVIKEKVLESLLYFTNHEDEEVKCKAIIGLGFLFIMHPSQMFVPEVKSLYNGLLSDKRCSINLKIQVLKNLQMYLQEEDSRMQEADREWQKMSKQEDLKEMGDISSGMSSSIMQLYLKQVLESFFHTQSSVRHFALNVIALTLSQGLIHPVQCVPYLIAMGTDPEPTMRNKADQQLVEIDKKYTGFIHMKAVAGMKMSYQVQQAVLGSVGPVIRGFRQDESSSALCSHLYSMVRANRQHRRAFLISLLNLFDDSSKIEVNMLLFIADNLAYFPYQSQEEPLFIMHHIDITLSVSGSNLLQTFKESLVKVPGRKSRKRRRRRRRHHHHHHHHHQQQQQHQQQHQQQHQQQHQQQQNGSEEERGEQGEERERNSGDEEFDDDDYEEDEEGQRVRKPKPTEGARQSESDSESDLEDADAVMERLPDDTTSLLDFARASQGILLLLVLKQHLKNLYGFSDSKIQKYSPTESAKVYDKAVNRKSSVHFSPRQTIDFLQNDEVHDDMTYELKRKIVKQYLDFKLLMEHLDPDEEDEEGETSANVRNKAITALLGGAATSPRNHHTLDSEDEDSDGEERTPGASRRGRRAADSADLLLSNMNESVSALDIIAIHCPKYRDRPQIARVIQRNNDGYSIHWMAGSYSSSWTEAKRRDGRKLVPWVDTIRETDIIYKKITLTSGNKLNHKVAQTLRSLYAAKDRNSS from the exons ATGAATGGGGACATGCCACATGTGCCCATCACAACCCTTGCTGGGATCGCTGGTCTCACTGACT tgtTGAACCAGCTGCCCCTGCCCTCCCCTTTACCGGGCACCACCACTAAGAGCCTGCTTTACAGCGGGCGTGTAACTGAGGAAGTGGGGCGTCTGATGGGCTGCAGGGATGAAACTCTGGTCTCTCAGCTCGCCAATGGCCTCAGCCAGGTCTCCACGGAGCACAT AGAGCTGAAGGACAACCTTGGCAGTGATGAGTTGGAGGGAGATGTACCTGTTCTGCTGCAGCTTTTGTTGTCTAGGAACCCCAACATCTTCAGGAATAAGACGGCGCCGAGCACTCCCCAGTATCCTGCCCAGGCGG GTATAAGTCAGCAGTCAATGGCGCCACCGTATAAAATCACGCATGGCTCCATGCAGGGAAGCCCAGCCTCTGCCAATTACCAGGCCTCTATGTCCCACAGCCCCTCTGG GCGTTTTGTGCCAGGGCAGTCTGGTTCTGGTGGACGGTTTCTGCCTCAGCAGAACAGCCCAGTGCCCAGCCCTTATGCCCCTCAGAGTCCTGCTACCGGCTACAGACAGTACCCACACCCTCCAGCCTACAGTCAACACCAGCACCTACAGCAAG gttCAGTAGCAAGCCCGATGATTCCAGGAGGCATGAGAAATGTTCACGAGAATAAG GATCAGATGAGGTCGGGTTTTACGTCTCACATACTGCAGTCCTCTCCACCTTACACTCCTCCTTGTGACGGGGCTCAAGAAATGCATCTGGGCTCACCGGACAAGCAGCGTGGTCTGAAGTCCAACGAGGGAGAGCGGGACCCGGCCGATAAGGCTGCGGTGTATGATATTGTGGGCTCGCCAACAAAAGACCCCACCAAGTTGATCCTGAGGCAGTCAAGAGCTAGGCCAGCAGAGGTGGAGCTTGGGGGAATGTACCCCGGTTCGGACCCAGAAGGAGAGCTTGTTGAGGCTCTTGCTGCAATAGAAAGAATGGAAAGTGAAGCTGCCATGGAAACGGACCGTGGTGCTAAAGAGGTGCAGGATAAAG aTAAGCCTTTGAAGAAGCGCAAACAGGACTCTCACCCGCAGGAGCCAGGCGCAGCTGGCACAGCTGGTTCAGGCTCTGGGGCtccaggtggaggaggaggggcTAACGCAGGGCACAGGCTCGCCCCTCAGGAGGCCAGCGCCGCTGGCACCAGCGCCAGCCGCCCAGGCCTGCAAGTGAGCTTGGAGCAAGCAGGCAGAGTGGAGGACGCCTGCATAGGCATACCTATCCCCGCCAGCGAGGCTCAGCGCTGGCCTCAGGAGCCGCAGGAAGGGGTCACTCCGAAGGCCCTCAAACACAAGCACGACCACGCTCCAGAACACCGGCATCAGCCCGATACCCCACGACAGAAGCACAGACCCGAGGGCCGGCACGGCGATGTCAGCGCGCAGCGTGCTGCTCAGTCTGGGAGTAAACCCGCAGAGCTGCTTCCGTACATGCTGGGCGAAAACACCAGTTCGGGTGTGCTTAAAAACTTCACCATTCCAAAAATCAGGAAAGATCTCGGAACAGGAGATATTCCAGAAGGCTGGAAGCAGCCGTGTGTGCGGCTAGAGAGATTGGAACCTGAGGTGGACGTGAAGAAGTCTGTCAAGCCTGTGGTCGTTCTGCAGAAACTCTCCATCGATGAAGTGCAGAGGCTCATGAGGGAGAGAGACTCGCGCGGCTCCAAGTCTGGCAAGAACAGGCTCTCCTCTGGGAGATCTGGGAAAG GTGGAATAGACCCGTCAGTGCTGAAGGATCTTCCTCCTGAGCTGCTGGCAGAGATCGAGTCCACCATGCCTCTGTGTGAGCGGGTAAAGATGAACAAACGTAAACGCAGTACTGTCAATGAGAGACCTAAGTACGCGGAGGACAGCTCAGAGGACGAGGGCTTCT CGTCTCGTAAACGTCAGAAGAAGGACCGTGATAGAACATGGGAGTTTGAGGAGCGTGACCGAAGGAGTTCAGGAGAGCATCGAAGAGGAAGCTACGACGCACGCAGAGGCTCAGGCAGCCGATATGACGAGTCTGACCAAGATTCACCTCCACCCAGCCTTAGTGACG ttgcAAGACGTTTAAAGACGAAAGAGAAGCAGAAGAGGAGGAAAGCGTACGAGCCCAAGTTGACACCTGAAG AAATGATGGACTCCTCCACTTTTAAGCGTTTCTCGTTGAGTATTGACAACATCTTGGAGAATCTTGAGGATGTGGACTTTAATGCCCAAG ATGATGATGAGATCCCTCAGGAGCTGTTGTTAGGGAAACAGCAGCTAAATGAATTGGGTAGTGAATCTGCTAAGATAAAAGCCATGGGCATCACCTGCAGG ATTCCCTCTGATAAACTGGTGAAACTGTTGAATATTCTGGAGAAGAACATTCTGGATGGATCCAATCTTTCTACACTTATGAACCAT GATAACGATGGAGAGGACGAGGAGCGTCTCTGGCGGGATCTCATCATGGAGCGTGTGACCAAATCAGCGGATGCGTGTCTGACAGCACTGAACATCATGACATCATTACACATGCCCAAAGCCGTGTACATTGAAGATGTGATAGAAAGAGTTCTGCAGTACACTAAGTTTCACCTGCAGAATACTCTTTACCCACAGTATGATCCGGTCTACAGAATCGACCCTAAAGGAG GCTCCATGCTGAGCTCCAAAGCAAAGCGAGCCAAGTGCTCCACCGCCAAGCAGAGAGTCATCATCATGCTTTATAACAAAGTGTGTGACGTCGTCAGCAACATCTCGGagctgctggaaattcagctgtTGACCGATACGACAATATTGCAG GTCTCTTCTATGGGCATCACTCCTTTCTTTGTGGAGAATGTCAGTGAGCTGCAGTTGTGTGCCATAAAGCTGGTGACGGCg GTGTTTTCTCGTTACGAGAAGCATAGACAATTAATTCTGGAGGAGATCTTCACCTCTTTGGCCAGACTGCCTACCAGCAAACGCAGTCTCAGGAACTTCAG gTTGAACAGTAGTGATGCTGAGGGTGAGCCAATATACATTCAAATGGTTAGTGCTCTGGTGCTGCAACTAATTCAGTGCGTGGTCCATCTGCCCTCCGAGAAAGACTGTGAAGACGATCACAAAAAG GTTGACGATGATGTGTTCATCACCAACTCGTATGAAACGGCCAGAAGGACGGCTCAGAAtttcctctctgtctttctcaagAA GTGTGGTAGTAAACAGGGTGAGGAAGACTACAGGCCGCTGTTTGAGAATTTTGTGCAGGATCTGCTGTCCACGGTCAACAAACCCGAGTGGCCCGCTTCAGAATTACTGCTAAGCCTGCTGGGAAGATTACTG GTGCACCAGTTCAGTAACAAGCAGACAGAGATGGCACTGCGAGTGGCATCGCTGGACTATCTGGGTACTGTAGCAGCCAGATTGAGGAAAGATGCTGTCACCAGCAGGATGGACCAGAAAGCCATCGACCGCATCATCAGAGAG AGCTCAGAGGGTGACGAGACTCAGCGGCTACAGAAAGCCTTATTGGATTATATGGATGAAAATGCAGAAACAGACCCTGCTCTCGCG TTTGCACGCAAGTTTTACATCGCTCAGTGGTTCAGAGACTGCACTACGGAAGCTGAGAAGGCCATGAGGAGTCAGAATCAAAAGGAGGACGACACGGACGGCACACAGCATGCCAAAGAACTCCAGGCCACCGGAGACATCATGCAACGTGCAGAAACTCGCAAGAAATTCCTTCACTCCGTCGTTCAATCAACTCCCAATCAATTTACCACTCTCAG GATGAATTCAGACACTGTGGACTACGAGGACGGCTGCCTTATTGTACGCTACTTGGCCTCCACCAGACCCTTCTCTCAGAGCTTTGACATCTACCTGACACAG attCTGAGAGTGTTAGGGGAGAGTGCCATAGCTGTCAGGACCAAAGCCATGAAGTGTCTGTCTGAGGTGGTGGCTGTTGACCCCAGTATACTGGCCAGG TCTGATATGCAGCGTGGTGTTCATGGCCGGTTGATGGATAACTCCACCAGCGTGAGGGAAGCAGCGGTCGAGCTGCTGGGACGGTTTGTGTTGAGTCGACCTCAGCTGACCGAGCAGTACTACGACATGCTCATCGAGAGGATACTG GACACCGGTATCAGCGTGAGGAAGAGGGTGATCAAGATTCTGAGAGACATCTGTTTAGAACAGCCCAACTTCACCAAGATCACAGAGATGTGCGTGAAGATGATCCGCAGGGTCAATGACGAGGAGGGCATCAAG AAACTGGTGAATGAAACATTCCAGAAGCTGTGGTTTACACCCACAGCCAGCCACGACAAAGAAACAATGAATAGGAAGATTCTCAACATCACTGATgtg GTTGCTGCCTGTAGAGACACTGGCTATGACTGGTTTGAGCAGCTCCTGCAGAAT cttttaaagtCAGAGGAGGACTCATCCTATAAGCCAGCCAGGAAGGCCTGTGTTCAGTTGGTGGACAATCTTGTGGAGTACATCCTCAAATACGAGGAGGCACTTGCAG AGCACAAGAGTGTGAACTCAACACGGTTAGTCGCATGCATCACCACGCTGTACCTGTTCAGTAAGATCAGAGCGCAGCTTATGGTCAAGCATGCCATGACTATGCAGCCCTACCTCACCACCAAGTGCAGT TCTCAGAGTGACTTCATGGTGATTTGTAACGTTGCGAAGATCCTGGAGCTTGTGGTTCCTCTGATGGATCACCCCAGTGAGAGCTTCCTGACCACCATTGAAGAAGACCTGATGAAGCTCATCTTAAAATATGGCATGACC GTTGTCCAGTACTGTGTGAGCTGTTTGGGTGCCATAGTGAATAAAGTGACTCATAATTATAAGTTTGTATGGGCCTGTTTTAACCGTTACTATGGGGCTCTGACTAAGCTAAAGTTACAGCATCAGGAGGGCACGAACAGCATGGCGCTGGCTGCCACCAAAGCAGCGCTGCTCAGATCTCTCTTCACTGCAGGAGCTCTCTGCAGACACTTTGACTTTGACCTGGAGCAGTTCAAGGGCACCACTAAG GTTGTGATAAAGGAGAAGGTTTTGGAATCATTATTGTACTTCACCAATCACGAGGATGAAGAAGTTAAATGCAAAGCCATAATTGGATTGG GGTTCCTGTTCATCATGCACCCGAGTCAGATGTTCGTTCCAGAGGTGAAGTCTCTGTATAACGGGCTTCTGTCTGATAAGCGTTGCTCCATCAACCTGAAGATCCAGGTCTTGAAGAACCTCCAGATGTATCTCCAGGAGGAGGACTCTCGCATGCAGGAGGCCGACAGAGAGT gGCAGAAAATGTCAAAGCAGGAGGATCTCAAAGAGATGGGCGACATCTCCTCTGGTATGAGCAGTTCTATCATGCAGCTCTATTTAAAGCAGGTGCTGGAGTCTTTCTTCCACACGCAGTCCAGCGTACGACACTTTGCCCTCAATGTCATCGCTCTGACCCTCAGCCAGGGACTCATACACCCCGTACAG TGTGTGCCATATCTGATCGCTATGGGCACGGACCCAGAGCCCACCATGAGGAACAAAGCTGACCAGCAGCTGGTGGAGATTGATAAGAAATACACTGGATTCATCCAT ATGAAGGCTGTAGCAGGGATGAAGATGTCATACCAAGTGCAGCAGGCCGTCTTGGGTTCAGTAGGACCCGTGATCCGTGGTTTCCGTCAGGACGAGTCCAGTTCTGCTCTGTGTTCCCACCTCTACAGCATGGTCCGCGCAAACAGACAGCACCGACGAGCGTTCCTCATCTCACTGCTCAATCTCTTCGACGACAGCTCG AAGATTGAGGTGAACATGCTATTGTTCATCGCTGATAATCTGGCCTACTTCCCCTATCAGTCTCAGGAGGAGCCGCTGTTCATCATGCATCATATAGACATCACACTGTCTGTGTCAGGCAGCAACCTGCTGCAGACGTTTAAAGAG TCTCTCGTTAAGGTTCCTGGCAGGAAGAGCAGGAAGAGGAGACGGCGGCGGCGGCgacaccaccaccatcatcaccatcaccatcaacaacagcagcagcatcagcagcagcatcagcagcagcatcaaCAGCAGCATCAACAGCAGCAGAACGGTTCGGAGGAGGAGAGGGGAGAGCAGGGCGAGGAAAGAGAAAGGAACAGCGGAGATGAAGAGTTTGACGATGATGATTatgaagaggatgaggaagggCAGCGGGTGAGGAAGCCCAAGCCCACGGAGGGCGCCAGGCAGTCAGAGTCAGATTCAGAATCTGACCTTGAGGATGCTGATGCTGTCATGGAGCGTCTCCCTGACGACACAACATCTCTCCTGGACTTTGCCAGGGCATCTCAAGGCATACTGTTACTGCTGGTGCTCAAACAACACCTCAAGAACCTCTACGGCTTCTCGGACAG CAAAATTCAGAAGTACTCTCCCACGGAGTCCGCAAAGGTGTATGATAAAGCCGTCAACAGGAAGTCGTCGGTTCACTTCAGTCCACGGCAGACTATCGACTTCCTCCAGAATGATGAGGTTCATGATGACATGACGTATGAGCTGAAGAGGAAGATCGTCAAACAGTACCTCGAC TTTAAGTTGCTGATGGAGCACCTGGACCCTGAcgaagaggatgaggagggaGAGACGAGTGCAAACGTGAGGAATAAAGCCATCACTGCACTGCTGGGGGGAGCAGCCACAAGCCCCCGAAACCACCACACTCTTGACTCTGAGGATGAGGACAGTGACGGAGAGGAGAGGACCCCAGGG GCGTCTCGACGCGGGAGGCGCGCGGCAGACTCGGCGGACCTGCTGTTGTCGAACATGAACGAATCCGTCAGCGCGTTGGACATCATCGCCATCCACTGCCCCAAATACCGAGACCGGCCACAGATCGCCCGCGTGATCCAGAGGAACAACGACGGCTACAGCATCCACTGGATGGCGGGCTCGTACTCCAGCTCCTGGACTGAGGCCAAGAGGCGCGACGGACGCAAGCTGGTGCCTTGGGTGGACACCATCAGAGAGACGGACATCATCTACAAAAAAATCACACTCACCAGTGGCAACAAGCTCAACCACAAAGTGGCGCAGACTCTACGGTCACTCTACGCTGCCAAGGACAGGAACTCCAGCTAA